The Candidatus Paceibacterota bacterium region GAGCCGCATCGCGCACGGCGCTACGGGACATAATGCGGGGCAGATCGTGAGCTATTTCGAAAGGCCGTTTACCGAGCTTTGCGAAGAGTTCGGGCTCGATCTGGCAGCGGAAGGCCAGCGATCGATAGAGCTTGCCTGGGAGCTTTTTGACGAAATGTATACCGAAGCGGGGCTCCGCATCCCGTTCTCGCGCTTCATCGGATATGACGGCCTTTCGACATACGACCAGGTCCTGGGGCATCTAAAGAACGCTGTCCTGCGCGCGAAGACGGGCTTGCCGATACAGGAGATGTGGCTCTCCGATCGGACAGCGTTTGCCGCCAATATCCCGAAAGAATATGCGGGCTTCTATAAATTAGTCCCGCAAGAGGATATCCAGACGGCGCTCGAGACCGAAAAGAGAGGCTTCGTGGCGGTGACGCTCCATCATAAGGGCGTGGTCAATTCGGCGCTTTTTTCCGAACATGTCGCGGCGTATATAAAGCAGAAATACCGCGACCGGGTCATCATATATGAAGAGACTCCTATATTGAAGGTCGTCTTGCATGACAAGGATGCTGTGCTCGATGCGGGCACGCATATGGTGACAGCCGATCACGTCGTCCTGTGCACGAACGGCTTCGAGAACCTGACTATCCAGAACAAGGCCGGCATGGCTATCGATACCAAGTTCCATCACCTGGTGAACGGCGTCGTGGGGCGTATGTCCGGCTATCTGGAGAAGATGAACAAGCCGCCGATGGCCGCGAGCTATTACGTTCCCCCTGAAGGCGGCTTCGCTAACATGGACGACCCGTATTTCTATATCACTCGCCGCGAATATGAATATGAAAAGGGCGCGGACCATAACCTGGTCTGCCTCGGCGGCCCCCAGCACGATATCCCTGACCGCGAAGAGTATCTATATGAATTCGACTATCCTGAAGAAGTCCAGGTCGAAGTAGACAAGTTCGTTCGCGACCTCTACGCCGTCGAGCCGAACCGCAAGATCGAATACCAGTTCACCTGGCACGGTCTCATGGGATATACGCCGAACCGCGTCCGATTGATTGGCGCAGAGCCGAAGAACCAAGTCCTGTTATATAACCTCGGCTGTAATGGCGTCGGCATATTGCCGTCTATATACGGAGGCAAGCGTATCGCCCGCATCCTTTCCGGC contains the following coding sequences:
- a CDS encoding FAD-binding oxidoreductase, giving the protein MKINRSPWIHQLDKTRAVEKLRADIETDIAIVGAGIAGIATAFFVLKHTDKKVAIIEKSRIAHGATGHNAGQIVSYFERPFTELCEEFGLDLAAEGQRSIELAWELFDEMYTEAGLRIPFSRFIGYDGLSTYDQVLGHLKNAVLRAKTGLPIQEMWLSDRTAFAANIPKEYAGFYKLVPQEDIQTALETEKRGFVAVTLHHKGVVNSALFSEHVAAYIKQKYRDRVIIYEETPILKVVLHDKDAVLDAGTHMVTADHVVLCTNGFENLTIQNKAGMAIDTKFHHLVNGVVGRMSGYLEKMNKPPMAASYYVPPEGGFANMDDPYFYITRREYEYEKGADHNLVCLGGPQHDIPDREEYLYEFDYPEEVQVEVDKFVRDLYAVEPNRKIEYQFTWHGLMGYTPNRVRLIGAEPKNQVLLYNLGCNGVGILPSIYGGKRIARILSGDKVEKSIFDPKEP